The genomic region GGAGAAGCTAAGAGGCAAAAGACAAAAAAAGAGAAGCCAACAGGAGTGCTTTTATTCCTGAGCTGCTTGCCTAAAATCTATCTCAAGCTACACTTATTAACGGAACCGGACCTAACTCAAACGCTCCCACAATTTTCACAACATTAATTATTTTCTGCCGCAGTTATCATGCCTTCAATTGCTCGTAAAAACCTGTTTGAAGACCTGCCTCGCTTCCTCGTCGCTCAAGCGGGAATTATGTTTGCCGTCAGCCTGGTGACCATTCAGACGGGTATTTTTCAAGGCGTCATCCGTTCCACCGCTTTGATGGTCGAGCGGTCCAAAGCCGATATCTGGTTGGGTTCGGAAAATCTCGCCAACGTCGAAATGACCTTGCAAATTCCCTTCGAACGGCTCGAAGAAGCGCAAACTGTAGAAGGGGTCAGCCGTGCGGAAGCGTTGATCGTCAACGGGACCTTGTGGCGCGATCGCAGTGGCAACCTAAACCACGTTCGCATTGTCGGCTTCGATCCGCAAGGGGAGTTATTCAGTCCCGGGGAGATCGTCAAAGGACGCATCGACGAGTTAAACGACCCCTATGCAGTTTTTGTAGACGAAGCAAGCGCTACAGATTTAAACGTGGCTTGGGTGAATGATGTAGTAGAGGTGGGAGCTTTTCGTACCCGGGTCGTCGGTTTTATGGAAGGGCTGCAAAATTCGATCAACAGTCCCTTAGTGCTGACCTCGTTGGAAAATGCGAACGCTTACGTCACCTCGCGTCCGGGAGAAGGGGCTCCAGATTTATCCCCCGACGACCCGGAACCCCTCGGCGAGGACGACAAAATCAGCTTTGTATTAATTGAAGCGGCAACAGGAGAAGATCTAGACGTGCTCAAGCAACGGTTGCAAGACGCCTTACCGAATACGATCGCCTACACCCGCGAAGAAATGACGGTAAAAACCCGCACCTATTGGGAAGAACGAACCGGAATCGGCTTTATTCTCGGCTTGGGGGCGGTCGTCGGCATCGTCGTGGGGATGGTGGTCGTCGGTCAGATTTTGTATTCTTCCGTTTCCGATCACCTCAAAGAGTTCGGGACGCTCAAAGCGATGGGGGCGTCAGATTGGACGATTTACAGCGTGATTATCGAACAGGCGCTGTGGATGGCTGTTTTGGGCTATTTGCCGGGAATGGCGCTCTGTTTTGGGGTGAGAGCTTGGGTGGTGACCGCCCAGGGATTGACGATCGCCATTAATCCGATGACGGCGGTGGGGGTGTTCGGCTTGACCGTAGTCATGTGTGTCGGATCGGCGATTTTTGCCATTCAGAAAGTCAATCGGGTGGATCCGGCGATCGTCTTCAAAGCCTAAATCTCGGGGCGAACCCTTGCCATTTTAGAAATTAATCAGCATAATTACTCAGCCCTATTGGGCGATGACGATCTGGAAAATATGGGTCACAATGGCGATCGAGGGCTAGATTAGGCCATTTTCCAGGGATGTTGGGTTAGAAAACGCTTTGCTTCGCTCTCACCGTCAATTGCCCATCGCTTATCGAAGTAATTTATCGAAACGCATGACTGCTTCCATAGAATATCAAGAGTCAATCCGCGACAACTTTACCGACGTGGCCGATCGCGCCGTCCCCAAGGTCACGACCGATCGCGGGGCGATCGAAGCAAGACGGATCAAAATGCGATTTCCCTCGGGAACGGGCTTTTTTGAAGCGCTCCAAGGCATCAACCTGACTGTCAATCCCGGAGACATCCAACTGTTGATGGGGCCTTCCGGGTCCGGGAAAACCACCTTACTCTCAATTTTGGCGGGAATGCTGACGCCGACTTCGGGAACGGTCCAGTTATTGGGCGAAGAAATTACCTGGATGTCGCGATCGCAACTCTCCCGTTTCCGCCAGCAACATATCGGCTTTATCTTCCAAGGCTTTAACTTATTCCCGGCCCTGACCGCCGCCGAAAACATCGAAGTCGCCCTCAACCTCAAAGGCATTAAAGGACGACAGGCCCACCAAGAAGCGGTTCACCTCCTCGGAGAAGTCGGCTTGCACGACAAAGCCCACCAGTTACCTCGCGACTTGTCCGGCGGTCAAAAACAGCGCGTGGCGATCGCCCGGGCCCTGGCGGGACATCCCAAACTCATTATGGCCGACGAACCCACCGCCGCCCTCGACTCCCATAGCGGACACGCCGTAATCGAACTGTTACGCAAACTCGCCAAAGAAGGCGGTTCCACCGTCTTGATGGTCACCCACGACCCCCGAATCTTAGACGTAGCCGATCGCGTTTTATATCTCGAAGACGGAATGCTCAAACCGGAAAAAAGTTTTTAGAAACCGCGCCGTCGCGATCGCCTTTTTCTGGCATCATTCTCCACAGATGTGTCCGAACACATCTGTATTTTTTTATTTTTTCATTAGAATATCCGCAAGCGTGAATGTAATTCACGCTTGAATTGACGTGTATATTGGGAGAACTTCCCAGCATTTAGGTAAAACGAATGCGAGTATTGCTTTTATACCCCCTTTTTCCTAAAAGTTTCTGGTCTTTTGAGAAAACCTTAGCCTTAGTCAATCGCAAAGCCTTACTGCCTCCCCTGGGATTGATTACCGTAGCGGCCATTTTGCCTCAAGAATGGGACTTTAGACTGGTAGACCGCAACGTGCGCGATGCGACCGAGGAAGATTGGGAATGGGCCGATCTGGTCGTCGTTTCGGCCATGATCGTCCAGAAAGAAGATTTTTGCGACCAAATTCGCGAAGCCAAACGGCGGGGCAAACCCGTCGCCGTCGGCGGTCCGTACCCGACCTCGGTTCCCGAAGAAGCGAAGGAAGCCGGGGCCGATTACCTGATTTTAGATGAAGGGGAAATTACCCTGCCGATGTTCGTCGAAGCCCTCGAACGCGGCGACACCCACGGGGTCTTTCGCGCCCACGAAAAGCCCGACGTGACCCAAACCCCGATTCCCCGGTTCGATCTGCTCGATCGCGACGCCTACGATACCTTACCGATTCAATTTTCGCGCGGCTGCCCCTTTCAGTGCGAATTTTGCGACATTATCATCCTCTACGGTCGCAAACCGCGTACCAAAACCCCAGAACAACTGCTCGCCGAACTCGATCGCCTCTTAGAACTCGGCTTCCAGCAAAGTATTTTCCTGGTGGACGATAATTTTATCGGCAACAAACGCAATGTCAAACTCTTGTTAAGAGCCCTGAAAGAATGGCAGAAAGAACGGGGTTATCCGTTTAAATTTACGACGGAAGCTTCCGTCGATTTGGCCGAAGATCCGGAACTGATGGAATTGATGGCTGACTGCAATTTTTATGCAGTCTTTTTAGGCATTGAAACCCCCGACGAAGCCAGTTTGACCGTAACTAAAAAGTTTCAAAATACCCGCGATCCTCTGTCGGCGGCGGTAGAAAAAATTACCCGTTCCGGATTGCGGGTGATGGCGGGCTTTATTATCGGCTTCGACGGCGAAAAACCGGGGGCGGGCGATCGCATCGTGCGCTTTGTCGAAGAAACGGCGATTCCGATGCCGATGTTGAGTATGCTGCAAGCGCTGCCGAATACGGGCCTGTCCCAACGGTTGAAGAAAGAAGGGCGGATGCGGAGTAAAACCCTCGTCAATGGCAATCAAACCACGTTGATGAATTTCGTTCCCACCCGACCTGTGGAAGACATCGCCCGGGAGTATATCGAGGCGTTTTGGGAATTGTACGACCCGAAGAAGTTTCTCGATCGCGTCTACCGACATTTCTTGATTTTGGGAGCCCCCAAAAATCCCATGCGGCGGCGTAAGGTCGATTGGATTGCGATTCGGGCGCTGTTGATTTTGGCGTGGCGTCAGGGAGTGGTTCGCGAGACGCGCTGGAAGTTCTGGATTAATTTGTTGAATATTTTGCGCTACAATCCCGGGGTTTGGGACCATTATTTGACGATTTGCGCCTATTTCGAGCATTTCTACGAATATCGGCAGTTGGTGCGCGATCGCATTCAAGCGCAATTGAATGAATTTTTAGCCAATGAAGCGGCGATCGAAGCCTTAGAACGCGAAGCGGAAAACAACGAATCGGCAGTGGCTTAATAGTTCTGAGAATTCAGATCTCGCAATAAAGCCAAGAACGAACTGAGGCGATCGCTCCTTTCCGGGGGCGATCGCTTTTTTGAGCTTTTTTTGAGCTTTTTTTGAGCTTTTTTTTGGCTTTTTCGATCGATGGCGATCTCCGAATTGAAGTTTTCCCGATCTAAGGATTAAAATAGATCGCGCGGGTCGAGAATCTTTTTGCCACAACTTTCGTCTTGTTTCTATAGAGTCCCCTCGGGTGCAACGCGAGATTCGGGATTTGGGTAAAATATCCCGATTTTCAGTTGTCCCGGGCGAGTTTGGGGGCGATCGCCACCTCCCAAAGTACGCTCGGACGGGGAAATTTTTGCAACAACTCAAGCAACAGTAGCCAGAAATTGCTCGGGTGTGTGGAGCGATCGTCTCAGGAGTTGGAGATCGTAAACAATAGGGAGACTTATTCTATGTCGCGACTTAATTTGAAAAATCCTTTGCGTTTGGGAATGGCGGCGAGTTTGGCGCTCGTCTTCAGTTCGAGTGCTGCGGTGATGGCCCTCGACCCGCCGCGTCCGTCTAATGTTAGAGTTCCCCCCGATTCGGACAATGCGCCGACGGAAACCGGGGATGCGGACGCAGAAGGCAATCCGACGGCGACCCAACCCCGTTTCACCTGCGAGGTCGTCGAGGGGGAATATACGGTGATGTACCACCCCCAAAGTCAACCGGGCGGTTCCTACGAATGGGCGCAACCGAGTGCGATGGGGGGCGGTTGGACGCCGGAAATGCGCTGTCAGGAAATTGCGCGCCGTCTGGAAGCCTATCGCCCGGATGGTTTGGAACGACTGCAAACGGCGGTCGAGAATAATTACAATACGATTTGCGTGACCACGGCGAATAACCCGGATTGTCGGATCGTGCTGACGGTTCCGCCGGGACAAGACCCGGAATTGACCCGCGATCGCATCTTCGAGAATCTCACGGTGGCCGATAGCGGTCAACAAACCGATGCGGTAAACGCGATTGTCGGCGACGACGGTCGCATCCTGCGCGAAGTCGAAGGGGTTTTAGGGGTTCCTTTACCCGGTAGCGGCGGCGGTTCGGTGGTACGCGCCAATGGAATCGATTTGCGACCGTTCCTCGATCGCGCCGATGGCGGGACGGGCGATCGTCTCGACAGCCTCAACCGTGGGAGTTCCGACGCTCAACTAAATCCGGACAATTTCCGCTAAACTCTGGTAAATCCAGCTAAAACAAAAGCTGAGGAAAAAATCCTCAGCTTTTGTTTGATTTTGAAGGCGAATCGCCGTTTAATATCGCGATTGCGCCCCCTCATTTTCGCCGTAATCCGATCCGTAACTCGACGGATAGGCATTGTCCCAACTGTAGTCCGGTAGGGGCGCACTCGATTCGGCGGGGATCTCCTCCAAACGGAAATCCTCGACCTGGGACGACTCGGACGGCAACGTGCGATCGAAGCTGAGGTCTTCCTCTGGGGTCGTCTCCTCGTTCGTGGCGGCAGTATGTTGGCGGCGCGTGTACCAATCGCGTCCCAACTGAATCGTAATATCCGATCGCAAACTTCCGGTACTCTCGACAAAGACTTCACCGAATCCGAGGACTTCTTGAATCGAACGGGCGCTGTCGAGATCGCCGTTTTGTGCCACAATCCGGGTCGTCGCGAGGGGTTCGTGCCAAGGGTTGGAAGCGTAGACATTCCAATAACCGCGATCGCCGAGAATCCCGCGCAACCGCTCCACCGCTTCCCAATCCTCGATACTATCTTGGATCGCCACTTTCACGTAAGCCGGATCCACGGATCGATAACCCCGGGCGTGCAGGTCGAAATCGAAATGATCGGCGACCATCGCATCGAGTCGCTCGTAATTTGGCATCCAGTAGCTGGCTTTATATTCTTCCGGATCGCTGAAATCCCCGGGAACCATCAACATCTGCACCGCCGAACGGTCTACCTTGGCCGCAAATCCGCCTAAAGCGGCAATTTCTTCCAAGGTCAAGTTGGTATCGATGTGGTCTTGAATCACCGAAAGAATTTTAGGTAGGCGACCGATGGTATTGAGATTGAGGGTTTGATCCATCAACGCCCGCATCATGATTTGCTGGCGTTGGATGCGACCGATATCGCCCAAATTGTCGTAACGGAAGCGCAAGAACTGCAGCGCTTGGGCGCCGTTGAGGTATTGTTCCCCTTGTTTGAGGTCGATGTAGAGGTGTTGGCTGTCGTCTCGATATTTCATATCGATGGGGACGTAGACATTGACCCCACCGAGGGCATCGACTAACTTTTCGACCCCTTGAACGTTGACGCGGATGTAGCGATCGATGCGAACGCCGCCGAGGAGTTCGCTGACGGCTTTAGCGCTCAACGCCGGACCGCCATAACGGTTGGCATCGTTGATTTTACGAACGCCGTACCCTTCGATGGTAGTGCGGGTATCGCGGGGAATGGAGAGGATCGCCAGTTTGTTCGTTTCCGGATTGAAGCGGACCAAGAGCATCACGTCGGAAAGCCCTTCGAGGGAATTGACTTGGGCGTGATAACCCAATTGGCGATCGGTTTCGGCTTCTTGTTCGAGATCGGAACTGAGAACGCTGGTTCCCAGGACGAGGATATTGACCGGGCGGGTCAACTCGGGAAGGCGAAGATTGGTTTTGGCGAGTTCGCTTTGGGAAAAGATCGCCGCATCTTCGGCGCTGAGCTGACTTTGCATTAAAGGCGTACTCGACAGCGACACGGCGAGCAATGCCCCTGCTGTTGCGGAGAGCATTGCCACGCCACTCAAGCCAAAACACAGCCACAACCATCCCCCGCGATTCCCTTTTGGAGGTTCTTTGGGAACCGATGGCGTTTTCTTGGAAGTCAGGGATTTTTGGTTCGATAGATTCTGCGTTGGCACGGGCTTCCTCACACACACAAATGGAGTTGTTCAGTTGGTCGATCGCACGGGCCAATCGGTCGGCCATCGAGATCGGGGCAGGGGTTGAGTTGAAGGCGCGATCGACTCCGGACACTCGTCGGGTTAGATGGCACTGCGCGCAACCCGCGAGGCCAGACTCGGGGGTAGTTGGGTTGGGGGGTTGCGCGCCTCCTTCGTTGAGAAGGGGATGGGGGGATGAACGGTCAAAAGGGAGGTTTGCCGATCGCTCCGTCGGCAATCCGACCGATTCCCGGCAGGTCGATTCGCCGCCGCCTCCACAGGCGAACCATCAGCCAAATATTGACCACAAAGTACCCCGAGCTCAACAAACTACTGCTTAATAACAAGGGTAAATGCAGGGATTCCGCATGATTGGCCCCGGTTTCTAGTAAAATGTACCCCCCCAGCCACAGAAGGGCAAGGGTTACGGCCAAACGGCTGATGCGCCGTTGTTCGGCAGTGCCTCCCCGCCGATACAAGGTCCACAAGGCGGGAATCGTGCCGAAAACGGGCATGAGATAGAACAAGGTGGATGCGGGGGGGCGATCGCGATCGCCCGGGTCGATCTCTTCCTCGGCGATCGCGGTGGATTCGGGCGCCTCGCCGTCGGAGGGGTGCTCTAACTCGCGCAGTACTTCGAGGGCTTTCTGGCGCTGGCGGGCCGTGGCGCGATCGCGCGGCGGTTGGGGAGGACGGGGAGGGTTGACCATCGGTTGAATTAGGGAGTGGGAACGGTCCACCAGGCGAGGGCGTAAGCTTGCTCGTCGGTGTTGACGCGATCGCGGAAGTGGACGCGAATTTTATAACGTCCGCTTTCGGGAACGGGGAAGAAAATATGTTCGGTGCTGTCAACGAGGCTGACCGACGCTCGAATGCTGTTGGCGGGATCGGTTTCGTCGGCGCGCATCAAGTAAAGGTCGAGTTGGTTCAAGCCGCGATCGCGGAAACTCTCGCCAATGTCGTAAAGTTCGTTGCCGTTGCGATCTTCGAGTTCGACCTGTCGGTTCCACACCAGACTCAGGGACACGTAACTGTTGGCCGCGAGGGGCTGACTTAACACGTAATCGCGATAGGAATCCGCTTCGAGACGGCGGTAATCCCATCCGATCGCCGGAACGGGCGCCTCGGGACTCCACTGCCCGCCGCTAAACTGCTGGTAAGCGCGAAACGCATTGAGCTGTCCCGTTCCCATATTCCCATCTAAGGGAATCTCCGGATTGCGGTAGGCGTCGGAGTCGAGCCAGGTGCGATTGTCTTCGATGACGATCGTCCGGCTCATGTTTAAATGTTTGCCGTCTCCGCTATCGGCAATTTTTTCGGCGGAGTTGAGCAGTACCGCTTTCATGACTTCGTGACGGCGCGCGTCCAAACTCCAACCGGGCTGTTGTTCGCTCAGTTGGCGATCGCCGTACTCTTGCAGGAGGGCGACGGTGGCGGTCACGTGGGGCGCCGCGAAACTGGTGCCACTGGCGCGCACCACTTCCCCCTCTAAGTTGAGTAATTCCAAATCGCTCCCGGGGGCGACCAAGCCGATCGCCCGGCGATCGTCGATATTGCCTTCCAAGCCCCGCAGGCGATCGCGGATTCCGGTAAAGGAACTACCGATATTGGCAAAATCCACTTTAGAAAACACCCCATTGTCCTGACGGGTAGTAAACGCCACGTTCAACCCGTTGTAATTATCCGTGGGAATGGGAATGCCGCCGCGTCCCTGATTTCCGGCGACGACGTGCAGCACATTTTGGACGTTCGCCAGCCAATCGACACACAAAGTGAGTAGTGCATTGCCGTCCAAAACCGCGTTCGGTCGGGGATCTTGACCCAAAGATTCCCCAAAACTATAATTAATCGCTCTCACATCAGACCCATTTTGCTGGGCGAGATGTTGGGCCGCGAGACATTCTTCGGGCTGACCGCTTCGCTGTAAAAAGCCGATCGCCGCCGCATATAACTTCGCTCCCGGAGCGACCCCCTGGAGCGCTTTATCCGAAGAAATCATCACGGCGGCGACATTTTCCGCGTGTTGTTGGGCTTGTTTTTCGTGGGGCTCGTTACTGGTGTGGGTCTTGGCGGGAGAGTCGCGAAAAAAAACCCGACTGACCGGGATTTCGCGATGGCGTTCTACGGATTTATCCAGTCCGAACTGTCGCGGACGACCGATATCGACCTGAGCGATCGCGATTTTGCGACCGATCAGATTATAAGGAGGCTCGTGGAGTCGTCGGGCGTCGATCCCGTTCTCGCCAACGGAACTTTGGAGGGCGATCGCCGGAAGACCCAACAACACCACCGTCGCACTACCGATCGTCCAACCCAGTTTTTTAATCTGCTTTTGCTCGCTCAATTTTGGAATCGCTCCCCAACAACTTGACTTAGGGACTTTCTTGAGATTTTGTTAAACTTAATACTTCAGGACGCAGGAGAGTATCGTTACCGATGACCCAAACCCAATCTCAAAAACCCATTGTTATTGCTCCCTCTATCTTATCAGCCGATTTCAGCCGTCTGGGCGACGAAGTGCGCGCCGTCGATAAAGCGGGAGCCGATTGGATTCACGTCGATGTAATGGACGGTCGTTTCGTACCGAACATCACCATCGGCCCGTTAATCGTGGAAGCCCTCCGTCCGGTGACGGAAAAACCCCTCGACGTTCACTTGATGATTGTCGAACCGGAAAAATACGTTGCCGACTTTGCCAACGCGGGAGCTGATATTATTTCCGTTCACGCGGAACACAATGCCTCTCCTCACCTGCATCGAACCCTC from Oxynema aestuarii AP17 harbors:
- a CDS encoding COP23 domain-containing protein, whose amino-acid sequence is MSRLNLKNPLRLGMAASLALVFSSSAAVMALDPPRPSNVRVPPDSDNAPTETGDADAEGNPTATQPRFTCEVVEGEYTVMYHPQSQPGGSYEWAQPSAMGGGWTPEMRCQEIARRLEAYRPDGLERLQTAVENNYNTICVTTANNPDCRIVLTVPPGQDPELTRDRIFENLTVADSGQQTDAVNAIVGDDGRILREVEGVLGVPLPGSGGGSVVRANGIDLRPFLDRADGGTGDRLDSLNRGSSDAQLNPDNFR
- a CDS encoding B12-binding domain-containing radical SAM protein, encoding MRVLLLYPLFPKSFWSFEKTLALVNRKALLPPLGLITVAAILPQEWDFRLVDRNVRDATEEDWEWADLVVVSAMIVQKEDFCDQIREAKRRGKPVAVGGPYPTSVPEEAKEAGADYLILDEGEITLPMFVEALERGDTHGVFRAHEKPDVTQTPIPRFDLLDRDAYDTLPIQFSRGCPFQCEFCDIIILYGRKPRTKTPEQLLAELDRLLELGFQQSIFLVDDNFIGNKRNVKLLLRALKEWQKERGYPFKFTTEASVDLAEDPELMELMADCNFYAVFLGIETPDEASLTVTKKFQNTRDPLSAAVEKITRSGLRVMAGFIIGFDGEKPGAGDRIVRFVEETAIPMPMLSMLQALPNTGLSQRLKKEGRMRSKTLVNGNQTTLMNFVPTRPVEDIAREYIEAFWELYDPKKFLDRVYRHFLILGAPKNPMRRRKVDWIAIRALLILAWRQGVVRETRWKFWINLLNILRYNPGVWDHYLTICAYFEHFYEYRQLVRDRIQAQLNEFLANEAAIEALEREAENNESAVA
- a CDS encoding LCP family protein: MPTQNLSNQKSLTSKKTPSVPKEPPKGNRGGWLWLCFGLSGVAMLSATAGALLAVSLSSTPLMQSQLSAEDAAIFSQSELAKTNLRLPELTRPVNILVLGTSVLSSDLEQEAETDRQLGYHAQVNSLEGLSDVMLLVRFNPETNKLAILSIPRDTRTTIEGYGVRKINDANRYGGPALSAKAVSELLGGVRIDRYIRVNVQGVEKLVDALGGVNVYVPIDMKYRDDSQHLYIDLKQGEQYLNGAQALQFLRFRYDNLGDIGRIQRQQIMMRALMDQTLNLNTIGRLPKILSVIQDHIDTNLTLEEIAALGGFAAKVDRSAVQMLMVPGDFSDPEEYKASYWMPNYERLDAMVADHFDFDLHARGYRSVDPAYVKVAIQDSIEDWEAVERLRGILGDRGYWNVYASNPWHEPLATTRIVAQNGDLDSARSIQEVLGFGEVFVESTGSLRSDITIQLGRDWYTRRQHTAATNEETTPEEDLSFDRTLPSESSQVEDFRLEEIPAESSAPLPDYSWDNAYPSSYGSDYGENEGAQSRY
- a CDS encoding ABC transporter ATP-binding protein; its protein translation is MTASIEYQESIRDNFTDVADRAVPKVTTDRGAIEARRIKMRFPSGTGFFEALQGINLTVNPGDIQLLMGPSGSGKTTLLSILAGMLTPTSGTVQLLGEEITWMSRSQLSRFRQQHIGFIFQGFNLFPALTAAENIEVALNLKGIKGRQAHQEAVHLLGEVGLHDKAHQLPRDLSGGQKQRVAIARALAGHPKLIMADEPTAALDSHSGHAVIELLRKLAKEGGSTVLMVTHDPRILDVADRVLYLEDGMLKPEKSF
- a CDS encoding S8 family serine peptidase, with product MSEQKQIKKLGWTIGSATVVLLGLPAIALQSSVGENGIDARRLHEPPYNLIGRKIAIAQVDIGRPRQFGLDKSVERHREIPVSRVFFRDSPAKTHTSNEPHEKQAQQHAENVAAVMISSDKALQGVAPGAKLYAAAIGFLQRSGQPEECLAAQHLAQQNGSDVRAINYSFGESLGQDPRPNAVLDGNALLTLCVDWLANVQNVLHVVAGNQGRGGIPIPTDNYNGLNVAFTTRQDNGVFSKVDFANIGSSFTGIRDRLRGLEGNIDDRRAIGLVAPGSDLELLNLEGEVVRASGTSFAAPHVTATVALLQEYGDRQLSEQQPGWSLDARRHEVMKAVLLNSAEKIADSGDGKHLNMSRTIVIEDNRTWLDSDAYRNPEIPLDGNMGTGQLNAFRAYQQFSGGQWSPEAPVPAIGWDYRRLEADSYRDYVLSQPLAANSYVSLSLVWNRQVELEDRNGNELYDIGESFRDRGLNQLDLYLMRADETDPANSIRASVSLVDSTEHIFFPVPESGRYKIRVHFRDRVNTDEQAYALAWWTVPTP
- a CDS encoding FtsX-like permease family protein; translation: MPSIARKNLFEDLPRFLVAQAGIMFAVSLVTIQTGIFQGVIRSTALMVERSKADIWLGSENLANVEMTLQIPFERLEEAQTVEGVSRAEALIVNGTLWRDRSGNLNHVRIVGFDPQGELFSPGEIVKGRIDELNDPYAVFVDEASATDLNVAWVNDVVEVGAFRTRVVGFMEGLQNSINSPLVLTSLENANAYVTSRPGEGAPDLSPDDPEPLGEDDKISFVLIEAATGEDLDVLKQRLQDALPNTIAYTREEMTVKTRTYWEERTGIGFILGLGAVVGIVVGMVVVGQILYSSVSDHLKEFGTLKAMGASDWTIYSVIIEQALWMAVLGYLPGMALCFGVRAWVVTAQGLTIAINPMTAVGVFGLTVVMCVGSAIFAIQKVNRVDPAIVFKA